The Bacteroides ovatus genomic interval GCCAAGAATTTGAAAGGACATTTAATGCTCGTCACCGGTGATATGGACAAGAACGTGAACCCTGCTCATACTTATCGCATGGCGCAGGCATTGATTGAAGCCGGCAAGGATTTTGATATGCTGGTGATTCCGGGTGCCGGCCATGGATATGGTTCTGCTGATAAGTATTTTGAGAAGAAGATGTACCGTTTCTTTGCCAAGCATTTGCTGGGTGATACTCGTGCAGACTATTGGGGAGATATTAACCGTAACAAATAAGACAATAGATAAGATTTTATGAAAAACTCTCTCTTTAGATATGTGTGCCTGGTGGTTGCATTGTTGATATGTAGCTTTGCCGATGCACAGCAGAAAGCGAATTATAAGTTAGCGGAAAAGTTCCGTCTGTTAGAACAGAATCCTATAATAAAGTATTCAACAGAAGTCAAGCCAACGTTTATTAATGGTACGGACTGTTTTTATTATTCGTTTACTACACGTGAAGGAAAGAAGTATTATTATGTAAATCCGAAGAAAAAGGAAAAACGTCTTCTGTTTGATACGGCTGAATTATTGAGTAAAATTGCAGTATATACCAAGAAAGCCTATTCTTCGGCAGATCCATATTTGTCTTTCACTTTCATGAAGGATAACGAAACGATTCGTATTGATTTTGACCGTGGACTTTATACGTACAATATTCATACGAAAGCACTGAAGCAGCTTAATGAGAAACCATCTTATGGAAATAGTGATCCGTATTGGATGAAGTATTCTCCAGATAGTCTTTATTTTCTTTATGCCAGCAAGGATAATTTGTATTTTGTTGGGAATCAAAAGAAAGGGCAAGATACCATTCCTGTACAACTGACAACGGACGGTGAGCCGAATTATACATTTAACCGTGAAGATGAGGGTAAGCTGGAAGGACGCTTCGGAGCCGAATCTACTCATTGGATTCCAGGTAGCCATCGTTTTTATGCTGTTCGTGAGGATAACAGGAAAGTGCGTGATTTATGGTTAATCAATTCGTTGTCTACTCCATATCCGACACTGAAAACTTATAAAGCCGAACTGGCAGGCGATAAACATGTCACCCAATATGAATTGTTGATTGGAGATGTCGATACCCGTGAAGTGAAGAAAATCGATATTAATCGCTGGCCTGATCAGTATATTGACATATTGTATATTTCAAAGGACGGGAAGCGTTTGTATTTCCAACGTTATAACCGTCCATGGAACCAGTCGGATATTTGCGAGGTAGACGTAGAAACCGGAAAAGTGCGCGTAGTGATTCATGAAGAAAACAAACCATATCTCGATTATCAGATGCGTAATGTTTCTTTCCTGAATGACGGGAAAGAAATCCTTTTCCGTTCCGAACGTAATGGTTGGGGACACTATTACCTGTATGACACAGCAACGGGAAACTTAAAGAACCAACTGACCGATGGAATATGGGTAGCTGGTCCGGTTACCAAGATTGATACTATCGGGCGTAAGATGTATTTCTATGGTTATGGTCGTGAGAAAGGCATTGACCCTTATTATTACATTCTTTATGAAGCTCAACTGGATCGTCCGAATGCTGTTCGTCTGTTAACTCCGGAGAATGCGTCACATGATGTCAGTATCTCTCCGTCTTACCGATATATGGTAGATTCTTATTCTACTGTTTCGCAGGAACCGGTGAATGTGGTTCGTAACCGGAATGGAAAGGTGATTATGACGTTGGAAAAGCCCGATTTGCAGCCTGTCTATGAGATGGGATGGAAAGCACCGGAACGCTTTAAGGTAAAAGCTGCCGATGGAGTGACCGATTTGTATGGCGTGATGTGGAAGCCTGCCGACTTTGACTCGACAAAGGTTTATCCTATCATTTCGAATGTTTATCCGGGATCGTTCTTCGAATATGTGCCGACACGTTTCACGATTAATGATGTTTATAATACTCGTTTGGCTCAACTGGGGTTCATTGTAATCACTGTGGGGCACAGAGGTGGCACTCCGATGCGCGGAAAGGCTTATCATACCTATGGATACAACAATATGCGTGATTATCCGTTGGCGGATGATAAATATGCTATTGAGCAACTGGCTGCCCGTTATCCGTTTATTGATGCCACCAAAGTCGGTATTTACGGCCATTCCGGTGGAGGGTTTATGTCGGCGGCTGCCATTTGTACTTATCCTGATTTCTATTCGGCTGCTGTTTCATCGGCAGGTAATCATGACAATCGTATTTATAATAAAGGCTTTGTTGAGATTCATTTCGGTGTAGATGAGAAGGTGAAAACGACTAAAGATAGTTTGGGAGTAGAAAGTACGATGTATGATTATAGTGTCCGTGTACGTCCGAATCAAGAGTTGGTAAAGAATTACAAGCACGGCTTGTTGCTGTTTACCGGTGCGATGGATAAAACTGTGAATCCTGCTAACACATTGCGTCTGGTGGATGCATTGATTAAGGCTGATAAGGATTTCGAAATGTTTGTATTGCCGAAATGTACACATGGATTCTTCGGTGAGTCTGAGGATTTCTTCGAGCATAAGATGTGGCGTCACTTTGCCCGCTTGTTATTGCATGACAACTCGGCTGATTCTGATGTCGATTTGAATAAGGATATGATTAAAGATGACAGGAGAAGATAAGATGAACCGGATATTTGTATATATAGGGATTATAGCAGGATTGTTGCTGGGGGGAAGCTTGTCTGTTGAGGCTCAAAAGAAACCGTTGGATATAGAAGCATGTACATCTTGGAAACGTATTGATGCACCGGATATTTCACCGACAGGCAGATGGGTGACTTACCGTATATCGTTGATGGAATATAATCCGGCTAGCAAGGAAGAAAAAAAACTGCATTTATTCGATTCCCGTACGCGGAAGGAAATATTGCTGAATGGCGATATAGAGCGTCTGGAGTTTTATAATAACGACCAGGGAGCTTTTTATCGGTTGGCAGACTCGGCAGGAGTAATGAAAACATTTTTGTTGTCATTGCCTTCGGGAGTAAAGACCGAATGGAAACATAAAGAGGCTTTTCGTCCTGTGGAAGGGACCCCTTACTCAATCTCTGTAACTAATGTGTCGAAAGATACGGTAAATCATGTTCCGGCTTTTAACAGGCTGGTGGTACGTCATCTGAAGACAGAAGTTGCTTTTCATATTGACAGTATCGGCTATCATACATTATATGACGGAGGACG includes:
- a CDS encoding S9 family peptidase; amino-acid sequence: MKNSLFRYVCLVVALLICSFADAQQKANYKLAEKFRLLEQNPIIKYSTEVKPTFINGTDCFYYSFTTREGKKYYYVNPKKKEKRLLFDTAELLSKIAVYTKKAYSSADPYLSFTFMKDNETIRIDFDRGLYTYNIHTKALKQLNEKPSYGNSDPYWMKYSPDSLYFLYASKDNLYFVGNQKKGQDTIPVQLTTDGEPNYTFNREDEGKLEGRFGAESTHWIPGSHRFYAVREDNRKVRDLWLINSLSTPYPTLKTYKAELAGDKHVTQYELLIGDVDTREVKKIDINRWPDQYIDILYISKDGKRLYFQRYNRPWNQSDICEVDVETGKVRVVIHEENKPYLDYQMRNVSFLNDGKEILFRSERNGWGHYYLYDTATGNLKNQLTDGIWVAGPVTKIDTIGRKMYFYGYGREKGIDPYYYILYEAQLDRPNAVRLLTPENASHDVSISPSYRYMVDSYSTVSQEPVNVVRNRNGKVIMTLEKPDLQPVYEMGWKAPERFKVKAADGVTDLYGVMWKPADFDSTKVYPIISNVYPGSFFEYVPTRFTINDVYNTRLAQLGFIVITVGHRGGTPMRGKAYHTYGYNNMRDYPLADDKYAIEQLAARYPFIDATKVGIYGHSGGGFMSAAAICTYPDFYSAAVSSAGNHDNRIYNKGFVEIHFGVDEKVKTTKDSLGVESTMYDYSVRVRPNQELVKNYKHGLLLFTGAMDKTVNPANTLRLVDALIKADKDFEMFVLPKCTHGFFGESEDFFEHKMWRHFARLLLHDNSADSDVDLNKDMIKDDRRR